A region of the Labeo rohita strain BAU-BD-2019 chromosome 5, IGBB_LRoh.1.0, whole genome shotgun sequence genome:
tgatacaaagctgaatttccagcatcatttctccagtcttcagtgtcacatgatccttcagaaatcattctaatattctgatttgctgcttgagaaacttattttattggttgttaatactgattaatattttgtggaaattgaTGCTTTTttagattctttgatgaatagctTAATCTTtcagttaatttaaaacatcctgctGAATAagagtattaattttttaatttaaaattaaaaactgaccTCAGATTTGAACAGTAGCGTTTGTCTGTTTCAAAGTGTGGAATGAATTACTCAAGTTAAAACTTAAGGTTAGAGGTGTGCCATCTTTAAATCTAGCCTATTATACATAAAAGGGAAGATATCCACATTCAGTGCTCAAGGACAAATAGTGAGGTATGGATGAGCTCAGCTCAGCATGTAGGACAAGGTGTCCGATTTCCGACCACTGATCTCCGAATATCAGAGGAgcttcagagaaaaaaaacctgtggTACATAGCGTTCTCAAAGCAAATTCTCATTCATTCAGCTGCTACCTGACACTTTGCAAAGTTACAGCATCCTAAAACTATTCAGTATAACTTAATTTGCTAAATTAGAAAGGAAAAAGCTCTTcctaattttttcttttcttttccctcAATCTCAATAAAGTCTTATTGCGCTCTGTTCAGGCTTCTTGCACAGACTTAAAACTGGACATATCGTATTTCCTctttaaaaagcagttattgtcCTCCGTAAAGATATTCATCAGTTTGAAAAACAGTCCCGCCGTTGTGAAGGGCTGCTGGATTATCCAGCAAGAACAGGTGGGTTTTTATTAAAGCAAAGGAGGAGCCAGTCCAGACTAGACGAGATGTACGAGTCAGTCAGTTtctgatggacagacagacaaagcCTGAGAACAGACGAGCGTTAACATGGTGCTGTTCACCACTAAGTTTGTCCAAAGAGCTTCGCTCTTTGTGTCCTTTGGAGGTTTAGTCACAACCTTCATTACAACCTTCCTGCCACTATGGAAGACGATGAACTCGGATCTGAATGAGATGGAGAATTGGTATGAGGGACTCTGGCACATGTGTATCTATACAGAAGAAGTTGGCATTCACTGCAAAGCCTTTGAGTCTTTTTTAGCCCTTCCACTAGACACTTTAGCTTCACGGGTTCTCATGTGCATTTCCATCGCGACGGGATTCCTTGGTGTGGCGGCTGCTTTTTTCGGACTCCAAGGTGTTGACATTGGCACTGGACGGGAGAGGATGAAGAGGACGCTGCTCATCATCGGTGGAGTGTTTATCCTTGTGTCAGGGATCACGACCCTCGCACCTGTTTCGTTAATGGCGTACATAATGGTAGTGAAGTTCTGGGATGAGAATCTCCCAGATGTGATGCCTAGATGGGAATATGGAGAGGCCATGTTTTCTGCCTGGTTTGCTGGACTTCTGTTGGTTGTTGGAGGTGCTTTTGTATTTGTTGCCGTCTGCATGGGCGATCACGAAGCAAAGTTGCAAAGTAAAATTCTCGCTCGCAGTCTAGAGCAACGCCCGAGAACTCAGCATTACAGAAAGACGGAAATCATTTAGTTTAGATTTCATCTTAAGGTTGGAAATATTCAAGAATAAAGCTCAGCTTTACTAAATAAGCATGCCAAACTTGTTATCATGAAATAGTGAATTTGTtttaatcagaattgtgagtgcAATCAGAAGGGCATGGTTACTTGCACGGTGATTGTTTCCATATTTATTCATCCCCTCAAGAGCAAAATTATACTTTTAGTAATGCTTCAGTTCTTTTACATTAGAATCAATCTCTGCAGACTTGAGATTTGTGAGCTGTCATCTTAAGGAATAATAAAACTCTCAAAATCATTTTGTAAGGTTTGTACGGGACAGCAGCTGATTTATTTGCACTGTTGATGCATTGCACCGAAAACTCAATTAATGTTATGCATGATTTGGAAGCATTTGGACAGAATTTATTCACATCTGAAGCTTTCAGGTGACTTTCAAAGCCCTATTTGGAAAAGAAATCAGTGGCCTATTGGTATTTTTACATACTGAtagcattaaaaacatttaaaccagtataaaccagtctagtaaaaaaatatattttattttatttgtgtgtgtgtgtgtgtgcattattTGACACTTTTTTTAGCAACAGTATGTTTTATCAATGGTAATATTGCCAAGGATGGTTAATGCTGTAATGCaagttttgcaattttatagtatgtgtctaaataaatttgtaattatatttggGATCTGTATTCTGTGCATAACCAGAATTACTATatgacaaaaattacaattctgtcattccAGCTCCTTATAATatgttcttttatgttccacagaaaaaaagaatctTAAGAGTCTTACATTTCAGAGCCACGCAAGGATGAGTATTCCTATAAGCACAATGAAGTCAGTTTAAGACTGAATATGTTAATGTTGAATTATTGTTAAATCAAGCGTGTTTTAGAACTTGATGGATGAATGAggataaactaaataaaagtgtGTGGCATGGTCAGACTTCACTCCAAACGCTTCCATTCCTCTTTTGTGTAGTGTTTTTGGGATAGCAAACATTGTGTAGCTTGTATAACATCCCTAATGGATATTTTGGCATTGGTTAGAACAATATTCAAACAAGTATAAAGGAAATGAAAGAAGACAGATAGGGAGAGACAGACCTCAGTTAAAGCAGAAGCTGGAAAACAATgaattcttttttcttgtctagGACAGGCATGCTACCTTTTAGCGCTCGGCTAATCTTGAGTGAAAGTCATCTAGCGTAGAGTTCAGATAAGAGTTTCCTGTTAAACAGCTAGGTCAGCGGGTACAAATAAAGAGAGGGCGTGTCTTTGGCCTACAGTCAGTCAGCATTCATCACCATACAGATGTGCTATATGATGTTTAGCTTAGCTgatattattgtcatttttgtgtatatatgttgAAAAGTTCAGTATCATTAACACTTTAATTGAGCAATAATGCATTATGatgttacgaaagatttctctttctaataagaaatgtttcttgagcagcaaaacctcatattagaatgacttctgaaggatcatgtgaccctgaagactggagcaatgatgctgaaaatttcagcttcagaaataaataaaattttaaaatatattcaaatagaaaacagttatttaactgttagtaaaataacagttaaattatagtaatatttcataaaattgcCTTTTAATCAAAATGCAGCAATGGTGAACATGAGTATGAAAGGAGGTTttggcaataaataaaaaataaaggtaattgcgactttttatctcacatttctgacttttttcctcggaattgtgtgatacaaattcgcaattctgatttttttctcacaattgtgagatataaacttgcaattttgggttgaaaagtcagaattgcaacatataaactcacagttctgatatttctcagaattgcattatataaactcacaattctgaaaaaaaaaggaacttttttctcagaattgcatcttacaattgtgattttttttcttcagagatataaacttatactgtgagatattaacttgcaattctgagaacaaatcaatctttttttcctctcagtATTAGACTTTATTACTCACATttgcgaaaaaagtcagaattgtgaatatcttgcaattctgactttatttctcgcaattgcaagtttatatcccgctattctgactttataactcgcaactgtgagattacatcacgcaattctgagaaataaaagtcagattatgagatataagcttgcaattgcaataaagaaagtcaaaattgtaagacaaaaagtcgcaattaccttattttttttattcagtggcggaaatgggcttccataggcATGAGACTttcaaaagtccaaaaaaaactggatgaccCCAGTTTTTGAAGGGTTGTATACatatctattttaatttatatattatcataactaatatactttaaatatcaTTGTATTCTTGTTTCAAAAACtcttgcatttttaaatcagaCAAACTAATGATTTATTATTCCTATCCAACAACTAACCTGATTAATAAGTAATTGTGTCCTTGAAAATCTAAAGCTATCGATTCTTTCCAGGACATGCACAGGGGTTAAAACCAGAAGCAAAAGCACCTCTCCAGGAAGAAGACATTAACATTCATAACACAGAATGAGGGTCATTCATAATTCATCAGATCTGTGATCTTCTATATAATATGCTGTGACCTGTATGGCTCTTTGCACTGGAACAGGCCATGCCTAGTGAGGGGAATGAGTGCCTTATGaaatgatttataatgtttgtCCTTTTATCCTTGAGGTGATGTTTCCTCTCCTCTTCACCTCTAATCTTCGGTGACTTTCCTCCATTGCCAGCAGAGGGCCTCATTAATGGGTGTTCTACCACGATCTTTGATCCCTGATGGAGGTACGTTTGATTGTACCTGCTGGAAAACGCTGCAGAGATGTCAGACAGCTGCAGTAAAAAAGACTGCTGGTGCAAGACTGAATCCCTAATGCATTGCTTGTTATTTACTGCtgtcttaatgcattgtgacaaaCAGCGTGCTGAATTTTTGTAGatatctaaaaatattgtttGAATCTAATTGGCAAGCACAACTTTAATTAGTGATTCTTCATTTCAGGTTTAGTCACCTCCTCTCCTGAAATGAAGTGCATCCTGTTCCCTGATCCGACAGCATATTTAATGAATATGAAATCAGAGAGGTTCCTTTTTGTGATGAGCACAGCAAAAAGAGCCCATGATCCTTTCAATAATAATTAGACTGAAAAAGGATTAAAAAGTCTCACGATACAAAGACAGTCAAACACACATGATGGGGAAAAGATACATCTAGTTGTTTACATTTAGGTTTGTTGTTAAGTTTAGAGCATTGatagatggttgctagggtgttctggtgatttttagtgttttgttgaTGCATGACAATGCAGCTACTTGGGTTTTCTGATGGTTACCAGGGTTTTAATTGGTTTTAGTTTATTGCTATGCAGATAGTAGTATATTCCgggtgtttttagcatgatgctatgcagttgttagggtgttctaagTGGTTTGTAGTACAGTACGTTGCTAGGTTTTCTGGATGGTTTTAGAAATGTTACTACAGTAGGCAGCTTccagcaggcacacaacgtCATGACATGTtgatatttagttatatttaagTTCTGACATTgggtgaccaaaattcaatgtcAGTTCAACACTTATTGTCGATGTTAATTTGATGTCCACTACTGACATCAGCTAACTTTtggtattttgttgtttttaggttgtgtaaccaaaatccaacattaCATCAACGTCAAATTGAGGTCAAATGCTGACGTCAACCTGAAtttcattctcaaccaaaatgcaacgtctaTCCGACGTTGGAGTCCAACCTCAACCTGACGTTATATTGACGTCTAGCGCCTGCTGGGTTGTATGGGTGATCTAAATAGTTTTAGTGttttgctatgcagtttctataTTGTTCTGGTGGTTTTTAGTTAGAGATGCACTGGTCGACCAGCCATACATTGGAAATGACTGCAGTAGGTGTGCAATTCTGGTATAGAGATAGGTGGACCGGTTGATGATCATGTGATTGGAGCAAAAACTATAGAAGCCCGTTTCCGCTAGGGATGCAAGGTATTATCGGAAACAAtcgataatggctttaaatgtaaatatcggcttcggcccgatatgaaaaattatgctgGTATGTCCTGCCGATAAAAGGGATACGTTAACTCACACTCAACATTTAGActgtgtttctgattaaataaagcagtaattgaTATAATGAAATCATgagtatgttttaatttaaaggcCAGAAGCTACAGCTtacatgaataataaaaaaaaaaatcacaaacatgacacctgtaaattaaataatttgatatatactgatttattcattaatgtgtaatgctatattttttaaacaaattatgagctctaaaagattttcaaaacttttacaACTCTTTCGCTTTAgaccatctacaaatgttaaagtttaaaataaaatgttaacgtTACCACTGCGATTgatatagtttatttaaagttattttcaaATCTTCAATGTACTGtcgtttatttaattctaacaaataagttcttgttaaaaactaaccaaaatgaaaaacattttgcttATAAAGTATATATCGGTAAGCAAATATAATGGTATCGCCATCAGCTATTGgccaaaatgagttgaaaatTTGGGTATTGGCAAAAATCCGATATCATGCATTTTTCAAAGGTAATTACAAGTtttcatctcacagttctgacttctttcttgcaattttgagtttacatttcgcaattcagattttttcctcagaactgtgtaAATACAAACTCATTCTGAGaaatcaagtcagaattgtgagatttaaatttttgcaagttataaagtctaattctggaaaaaaggctgatatgttctcagaattgcgagttcatatctcagaATTCTTACTTAACTACTTGCAGTTGCGTGTTATAAggtcagaatcgcaagatacaaactcgcagttctaagaaaagaagtctgaattgcaagtttgtatcacaattctaacaaaaaatctgatgtaaactcacaactgcaagaaattaattaattaactgcacaagtcaattaatttattgaaccaattaatgattttttttttttttttttttttatcagcagtggaaacaggctttcataaaaaaaaaaaaaaaaaaaaaaaaaaaggtttttagttttatttcatccCATCTCTGTACCATTGCAATCATttcccaaaatgtaatttatgtggAAATATTACAACGTCTGTAAACGGTCGTTAACAGAGACTAGACACACTGAAGATGGATGCAAAGAGGAGAGAATACTGTTAATTTTGCACAACTTATTGAGTGTATCTCTGAGGGAAACTGACTGTCACGTTTTGATGCCATTTTCTTTTCCTCTTACATCTGTCTAAAAGTAAtagcgctgctttgtttacagtggtaACCAAGGAAACGctgtattgctgctgttccataagcgccacctgctgtcagagagtgaatttgcattCTCATTCAACcagtctgctgtttttgtttcatgcaGGTATGATATATGTAACATAATTTCACAAGTCTAATACCAGActcttttttgctttaaatcttgaaattatacaatctaTTTCAAATCAGAAACAACTGCTAATGCTACATGTGTGCAATATCTTTGTCTGGattgtgattaaaatacagtgatTGCCTCTAATGGCTACAGATATTTTAGGCCATTTTGTCTgttcaaataaacaacaaacaacaaatttgcttaaaaaaaaatcaacaggcAGTATCAGAATTGGCCAATttgcttgtaattttttttttttttttttggaatcggacatgaaaaataatgatttgtgCATCAATTTTTACTTTGTTGCTATGCAGTAGCTACaagttttcaaatagtttttgttatgtttatatgtaattgctagggtgttctaggttgTCGCATATGGCCCAAGTCAGAACCCTTTTATTATTCATCAGATGAAAATCCATTTAATTACAAAACTGTAGCACAcctatttttaacaattaactTTAAATTCTTGTCCACAACACAGCAGTACAGGATGGGAATATCACCTGCATAACTCAGTGTTACTCTGGTTTGAAGGTTCATTCAAATTCCTAAACCTAACTATGAGCAAAAATAACAGTGATAGTCCTAGCGAGCGCCACTAATGAGCACTCATGATGTGTTAAAAGATCATCCACAGGGGCAGCATGTACAGTAATGAAGCGAGAAACTGAGATTTGATCTGCTTAAACGGCAAATTAGACCCACGATGCAATGCTTGTGACAGAGAACAAGCTCAATGGAGAATAAAAGAGATCGTAGGAACAAAGTGATTTAGATAGTGGTCAACCAAAAGAAGCAGACTGATAGATTGGGGGAGTGACAAAAAAGAGAGACGGAGGTGCAGGAGGGGGTGAGGAGCGAAAGGGAAAGTGGAGCGCTGGGAAAATTCATGCTGTGTTAGCATCCCTGAGCAACTCCATCAATACTGCATACAGCTGAGTTACTGGCAAGAGTCCCGCTGCTGCAACCCCAACCAccgccagagagagagagagcaggagtgagtaaaaaagaaagaaggggGTAAAAAGAGAGGGTGTTTATGAAAGACAAGCACAAAAGCGGAGAGAGAGTAAGAGAGAGCAGTTCTTACAAGCGCCTCTGCTTtctggtgtgtgtatgtgtgttagtgtgtgtgtgagaggttTGTGGTGGGACTGTGTCTTGATCTTGGGCTGCTGCAGTAAAAGCGTGAGGAGGAGGCAGGAGAGGAGAGTGCTGCGCTCTGGAATTCTCCATAGGAAAGAGGAATAACACCAATCCAGCTGCACGGATAGCATCGGACCGGATACCTAGTGAGATCTCAGCGGCTTCCACACCTCTGGCCTTATGCAGAAAACTCTGAGCACACCTGATTTAGATTGGACCAGGTGAGTAGAGATCATTAACTCTCAGTTTGGCAATGTTATGCAATTCAGATTGTAATCTGCTAGCGCATGGAACAGTGCCTTATCAGATTAAATTAACTTCTGCAGGCAGATAAGATAAAAGAAAGCTCTGTACGTGAGACATCTGAGGTTGAATTTTGCACAGCGAAGCTGTTTGGTCAAGTACAGTAGATTGGTGCAGATTTGAGGTCCACAACGTTGGAGTATTATAGTGGTGCATTGAGCTCTCAGATGATGGGTGAACTTAAGTAAACTTTAGTTCTCTCCATCTATCTCAGCATCAGTTTTTCTttctaaactgaaaaaaaaaaaaaaaaacaaacaatcataAACAAATAGCATGTAACACATGCAATTAAATGTGATATTACGTAgtagaaaaactcaaaaaaaaaaaaaaattatagtgtATTTTCCCCATTTGGGGTTTCCACAATCATGTAAAACAGAGAAATAATTTGTGGAATTTTGAATTgtcagttttactttttatttatatttaggcTATTAAACAATCAtgtcttaaataataaacaaatgtctaaatttgctaaaattaaattacattatattatagtcTCATGTGGTACACTGTACTGTAAAGATtactggagtatgttttacaagtaTGATTacaatttcagtctttctacttttaaattttacatttaattcaatgtgttacttcctatatcatatataaatgtatgatttatcattatttatgatattatatatacaccaattatttatacacattatacaccaattatttatttattgattgatatAATCAAAAGATACAAGTGTTACTTGTTATTTGTCTATAATTATTTGTGGAATTTACTAGCTATTTCTGGgtgaaaatagttttaaagtaaattcagtttttactcagaaattgctaataCATTTCACAGACAAATGGCATGTAACATATTCAattaaatgtgatattttgCAGTAGaaaactcaattaaaaaaatagttgttttacagtgtatttcccACACTTGAGGTTTCCACAATCAtaacaaaaaacattgaaatattaaGGTGCTTTAAAACTATGATTTCCAGGCACAGACAAGACAGAGTTTTTGTTAAAAGGTGTGAAAATGTGGAAATTTCTATTGCCAGTTTTACTTGTAATTtatacttaaataaattaagatttaatcTAGAGATATTGCtcttcataaataataaataaatgactgaatctgctaaattaaattacattatattttcatgtagtacactgtaaaaaatacttttttgaagttgtaaataaagattattggagtatgttttacaatttcAGCTAGAATTGAGTTTGTGCTTCAACCCACAATGTAGTAAAGGTTACCGTCTAAATTCCACAAGCAGATCAGTGCTGAACTACAATGAACTTTTGATTACGGAAAAGACTTACAGCGGGTCACACTACTTTCAGCTGAACTCAAGgagcatgtaaaaaaaagtcagagggCCACTAGGGTCATGAATCATGATGTATGATTGTTTCTTCTTTTCAGAGCTCTTAATGAGGAATCTGATTAGCTGTAAGCCAATATTTGAATTTCATTTGCACTGTAATAATCCTGTGGCAGCTCGAAGTGATAAACTAAAGTCAAACAAAAGCCTCTTTACATCTCACTACAACTCAAGACTGCCATTGTAGTTTTGGGGATTCAGAAAGGGAATGTTTATTGCTCAGACATTGTTGTTTAAGGGGGCTATGGATGAACCCTCTGGGCCCTTAAGTGCTGGACTGGCTACCAAAATGATATGTGACCTTACTTAACAAGGGCTTGGTTAAATTGTGTTTAAGCATCAAGTTTGTCAATGATGTTTCTCCTAAATTTCATtagtagaaataaaaatagatgtgACAATCGTTGACCTGTAAGATATAGAGCTATAAATTAGACATGGAAAAAATCTCAGACCACTTTTAtcaatgagaaatgttgaataAGTTCATAGTGAAGACTTTTAATTGCAGACTTTGCTATCTTTAAGTAACTTTGAATAAAATCATCTGATAAATGCATAAAGGTCTggtaaaatgcataaatgtgaccctggaccacaaaaccagtcttacgtggcacaggtatatttgctatagccaaaaatacattatacgggctaaaattatcgatttttattttatgccaaaaatcattaggctattaagtaaagatcatgttctatgaagatattttgtaaatatcctatatcaaaccttaatttttgattagtaatatgcattgctaagaacttcatttggacagttttacaggcgattttctcaatattttgatttttttgcaccctcagattccagattttcagatagttgtatcttggccaaatattgtcctcagtctcaaaaaattgaccattgtgactgattttgtggtccagggtcacaaatattatgTTGAGCACCtgatattgtatatattatgaATGTAATGGCTCCTTGACAGTTTGCCTTCATTCCTCTTTAGTAAGTCCCTTTGAATAGAGAGCTGTCAAAATgccaaatgttttattttattttattttattttattgatgagCACCTTGgcattttatattacaaatattattgaccattataataaatgataaaatagcTTCTGTTCCTCTTTTGTAGTTCACTTTGTAAATTAACAATTCATCTCCGCACACCTGACAGCAATCTGTAGGTGCGTAGGACTCACAGTCCAAAAAACAGGTcaaaactaaacaacaaaaacaaatcctgCACACAGTGAatagattttatattatattatttcattttagagaTGAGAACCTTATcataaatgcaatgcattttttatttataggacTGAGAACTGCTGACTGCAGGCTATCGTTAATATCAATCGGGCCATATCATAAATGAATATAATCAGCTGTTTCCTAATACTTAATTCTCTAAATGATTTATCTGCGCAAACACGTCATTGTTTGCTTGTTCAGCATCACCATTCAGCTAAATACAGCAAATGCTTACAGTACATGGCATCCCTGACTGAGGGTCCATGCAAATGTTCTGGTGTAAACACTCAGACAATGCTGTGATGCTTTGCCTGTATTCCCACAGCATGTTGATTAAACAGC
Encoded here:
- the cldn26 gene encoding putative claudin-24, with protein sequence MVLFTTKFVQRASLFVSFGGLVTTFITTFLPLWKTMNSDLNEMENWYEGLWHMCIYTEEVGIHCKAFESFLALPLDTLASRVLMCISIATGFLGVAAAFFGLQGVDIGTGRERMKRTLLIIGGVFILVSGITTLAPVSLMAYIMVVKFWDENLPDVMPRWEYGEAMFSAWFAGLLLVVGGAFVFVAVCMGDHEAKLQSKILARSLEQRPRTQHYRKTEII